The sequence CTTCTAGGAGATTCTTTAACGGTGGCGTGCGCGAGCTGAACATCAAGCTCGAGCAGTTCCCTACCAATTTCTTCGCCCGATCACTGGGCTTTATCGCACGCGAATTCTTCGATGTTGAAGACGTAGCGGCAATTCAAAATCCACCGCAGGTTAGTTTTTAGGGGAACTCTTGTATTCGGCAATAGCTGCCAATAAACGCAACACCGTATTTATAGTTGCGGGCTTCGTGATTATTTTGGGAGCAATCTCCTGGTTCTTTGGGCAAGCAACTGGAAACGGTTCCTCGGCAATTTGGATAATCGCTTTCATTTTTGGCTACGCAATCTTTCAGTATTACGCGGCTTCATCGATAGCGATTGGGCTCAGCGGCGCCAAGCAGATCCAAAAAAGTGACAACCCGCGGCTCTGGAATATTGTCGAAAATCTTTCCATCTCGCAGGGCATGCCAATGCCCAAGGTTTATCTCATCAACGACCCAGCGCCGAATGCCTTCGCCAGCGGAAGGGACCCCAAGCACGCCATCGTTGCCAGCACCACGGGCTTATTGGAGATTATGGATGACGCTGAGCTGGAGGGCGTCATGGCCCACGAGCTCGCCCACGTCAAAAACTACGATATTCGGGTCTCAACGATTGTTTTCGGACTAATCTCGGCGGTTGGCATTTTGGCGGATATGGCAATTCGGATGGCGTTTTTCTCCTCGCACTCCAGGGGCAAGAATTCCGGACAGCTCGGACTCATCCTGATTTTATTGGGCGTCATTGGCTGGATAATAGCCGCGCTAATCGGGCCGCTGGTCTCAGCCGCGGTTTCGCGACAGCGAGAATATTTGGCTGATGCTTCTGGTATTGAGATGACCCGTTTCCCCGATGGGTTGGCCTCAGCTCTGAAAAAACTTGGCGAATATGGCCAGCCAATGCGCCGGGCGTCGCCTTCGATGTCGCACATGTACATCAATGATCCAGTGAAGCCCTCATTGGCACAGCGGGCCTTTTCAACCCATCCGCCAATTTCTAAGCGAATCGAAAGACTCGGGGCGATCGGAACCAGCTTCTAAATCACTAGACTTTTCAAGAGTTTTAGTTTGAGATTGAAGGTTTCTAATGCCCACAAGTGACTTACCCACCCTGAAAGAATTTGATGCGGCCTGGGAGCGGGTTTCAAAAGTCGCAATGAAGACCCCGATTCTTGAGAGCAACTGGCTTTCGGATCTCACCGGAGAGCCGGTCTTTTTCAAGTGCGAAAACCTGCAGAGAACGGGTGCCTATAAAATTCGCGGCGCCTACAACATGATTTCAAGGCTTTCTGAAGAAGAAAGAGCCCGCGGGGTGGTGGCAGCATCGGCTGGGA is a genomic window of Candidatus Aquiluna sp. UB-MaderosW2red containing:
- a CDS encoding M48 family metalloprotease yields the protein MYSAIAANKRNTVFIVAGFVIILGAISWFFGQATGNGSSAIWIIAFIFGYAIFQYYAASSIAIGLSGAKQIQKSDNPRLWNIVENLSISQGMPMPKVYLINDPAPNAFASGRDPKHAIVASTTGLLEIMDDAELEGVMAHELAHVKNYDIRVSTIVFGLISAVGILADMAIRMAFFSSHSRGKNSGQLGLILILLGVIGWIIAALIGPLVSAAVSRQREYLADASGIEMTRFPDGLASALKKLGEYGQPMRRASPSMSHMYINDPVKPSLAQRAFSTHPPISKRIERLGAIGTSF